The following proteins are encoded in a genomic region of Iodidimonas sp. SYSU 1G8:
- a CDS encoding ATP phosphoribosyltransferase regulatory subunit: MTDAATRALLPEGLHDTLAPRAELESATVAGLLSCFASQGYEQVAPPLVEFEDSLLAGVGAAEGRRMFRLMDPASHRMMGVRTDMTTQVARVATTRLAAAHRPLRLCYAGQVLRVESGKLRSEREFGQAGIELIGTASTGAEAEVLLLAAEALRAVGATDFTVDLTVPTLVPAVAAGLGLDAESTAAAREALDEKDMAGLSAFEGRAREVLETLLLAGGVADKALDALFRLDLPGEAAALVEELRAMVGTLREASPELILTIDPGEYRNFEYHSGICFTAFDRNTSRELGRGGRYQVQGAKGAEPAVGFTVYVDSLLRALPEPRRAASVFVPAGIARETAKQLRADGWRTVAGLDPVADDAAEARRLGCSHVYRDGGVEGV; encoded by the coding sequence ATGACCGACGCCGCCACACGCGCCCTCCTGCCCGAGGGCCTGCACGATACCTTGGCGCCCAGGGCCGAGCTGGAAAGCGCGACCGTGGCCGGCTTGCTGTCATGTTTCGCCTCGCAGGGCTATGAGCAGGTCGCGCCGCCGCTGGTCGAGTTCGAGGACAGCCTGCTAGCCGGCGTGGGCGCCGCCGAAGGCCGCCGCATGTTCCGCCTGATGGATCCGGCCTCGCACCGCATGATGGGCGTGCGTACGGACATGACCACCCAGGTCGCCCGTGTCGCCACCACCCGCCTTGCCGCCGCGCACCGGCCGCTGCGTCTGTGCTACGCGGGGCAGGTGCTGCGGGTGGAAAGCGGCAAGCTCCGGTCGGAGCGGGAGTTCGGGCAGGCGGGCATCGAGTTGATCGGCACCGCGTCGACCGGCGCCGAGGCCGAGGTGCTGCTGCTGGCCGCCGAAGCACTGCGCGCCGTTGGCGCCACCGACTTTACCGTGGATCTGACCGTGCCGACGCTGGTGCCCGCCGTGGCGGCCGGACTGGGTCTCGATGCCGAGAGCACGGCCGCGGCGCGCGAGGCGCTCGACGAAAAGGACATGGCCGGCCTGTCCGCCTTCGAGGGGCGCGCCCGCGAGGTGCTGGAGACGCTGCTGCTGGCCGGCGGCGTGGCCGACAAGGCGCTCGATGCGCTATTCCGGCTGGACCTGCCCGGCGAGGCCGCCGCGCTGGTCGAGGAATTGCGCGCCATGGTCGGCACGCTGCGCGAGGCGTCGCCCGAGCTGATCCTGACCATCGACCCGGGCGAGTACCGGAATTTCGAGTATCACAGCGGTATATGCTTCACCGCCTTCGACCGGAACACCAGCCGCGAGCTGGGCCGTGGCGGGCGCTATCAGGTGCAGGGCGCCAAGGGCGCCGAGCCGGCGGTGGGCTTTACCGTCTATGTGGATTCGCTGTTGCGCGCGCTGCCCGAGCCGCGCCGCGCCGCGTCGGTTTTCGTGCCGGCGGGTATCGCGCGGGAGACCGCGAAGCAGTTGCGCGCCGATGGATGGCGCACGGTGGCCGGTCTCGATCCGGTCGCCGACGATGCCGCCGAGGCGCGGCGTCTCGGATGCAGCCATGTCTACCGCGACGGCGGTGTTGAAGGAGTCTGA